In Alkaliphilus flagellatus, one DNA window encodes the following:
- a CDS encoding BlaI/MecI/CopY family transcriptional regulator → MKNIPNISGSELEIMKLLWKDNPLSANEIRSLLSDEISWSNQTIKTFINRLLNKQAIRFEKSGRSYLYYPLISYDEYVKEENKFFLEKVYDGAISMLFSKFLEEEKLSDKEIENLQRILEQKKYDK, encoded by the coding sequence ATGAAGAATATTCCTAACATATCTGGATCAGAACTAGAGATTATGAAACTCTTATGGAAAGATAATCCTTTATCTGCTAATGAAATCAGATCCTTATTATCAGATGAAATAAGCTGGTCTAATCAAACGATCAAAACCTTTATTAACAGACTTCTTAACAAACAAGCTATAAGATTTGAAAAATCAGGGAGGAGCTATCTTTACTATCCTTTGATTTCCTATGATGAATATGTAAAAGAAGAAAACAAATTTTTTCTTGAAAAAGTATATGATGGAGCTATAAGTATGCTTTTTTCAAAATTTTTGGAAGAAGAAAAGTTGTCTGATAAGGAGATCGAAAATCTTCAAAGAATTCTAGAACAGAAAAAATATGATAAATAA
- a CDS encoding exonuclease SbcCD subunit D, protein MRILHTSDWHLGKNLEGHSRLAEQERFLEELINIVEERGVDLILIAGDIYDTSNPPAQAERLFYNSVKRLSRNGERPVIIVAGNHDNPDRLVAASPLAYDHGVVLLGKPKSTIEIGKYGSFQIVDAGEGFLEMEVKGERVVVLTLPYPSEQRLNELLSEEIEEEARRKSYSERIGEIFGSLSEKYREDTINLAVSHLFVMGGEEIGSERPIQLGGSLTVDANHLPQNAHYVALGHLHKPQKVVGSGKLKAYYSGSPIEYSKKEIHYSKCVYMVDVNVGEEVKVEEVYLKNYKPIEVWKCKSIEDALKRCQDDGERDIWVYLEIETDRVMTQSEIKEMKKLRPHIVEIKPVFKEMEKEEEEIADITSMRIEDLFKDYYIYRNGVNPTEELMDLFSTIVQGEMEEDEA, encoded by the coding sequence ATGAGGATACTACACACCTCCGACTGGCATTTAGGTAAAAATCTAGAGGGCCACAGTCGGCTTGCAGAACAGGAAAGATTTTTAGAGGAATTAATTAATATAGTTGAGGAAAGAGGAGTAGATCTTATTTTAATTGCTGGAGATATTTATGATACCAGCAATCCCCCTGCACAAGCAGAAAGGCTTTTTTATAACAGTGTAAAAAGACTTTCCAGAAACGGGGAAAGGCCAGTAATTATAGTTGCAGGAAACCACGATAACCCAGATAGATTAGTGGCCGCCAGTCCTTTAGCCTATGATCATGGAGTTGTATTACTTGGCAAGCCAAAAAGCACTATTGAAATAGGGAAATATGGTTCATTTCAAATTGTAGATGCCGGAGAGGGATTTTTAGAGATGGAAGTTAAGGGAGAAAGGGTAGTTGTACTTACCCTTCCCTACCCTAGTGAACAAAGGCTTAATGAACTACTTTCAGAGGAAATAGAAGAAGAAGCTAGAAGAAAATCCTATTCAGAACGTATTGGGGAGATTTTCGGTAGCCTATCAGAAAAATATAGGGAGGATACTATTAATTTAGCTGTTTCTCATCTCTTTGTTATGGGTGGAGAGGAGATTGGCTCCGAAAGACCAATCCAACTAGGAGGCTCCTTAACAGTCGATGCTAATCATCTTCCACAAAATGCCCATTACGTGGCTCTAGGCCATTTACATAAGCCACAAAAAGTTGTAGGCAGTGGAAAACTAAAGGCCTATTATTCGGGTTCTCCCATTGAATATAGTAAAAAGGAAATCCATTATAGTAAATGTGTATATATGGTGGATGTTAATGTGGGGGAAGAGGTAAAAGTAGAAGAGGTTTATTTGAAAAACTACAAGCCTATAGAAGTGTGGAAATGTAAAAGTATAGAAGATGCCCTAAAAAGATGTCAAGATGATGGGGAAAGGGATATTTGGGTTTATTTAGAGATTGAAACGGATAGGGTAATGACCCAGTCAGAAATTAAGGAAATGAAAAAACTACGTCCTCACATAGTAGAGATTAAACCTGTATTTAAAGAAATGGAAAAGGAAGAAGAGGAAATAGCGGATATTACATCCATGAGGATTGAAGATTTATTTAAGGACTACTACATATATAGAAATGGTGTTAATCCTACAGAGGAGCTAATGGACCTATTTAGTACAATTGTACAGGGGGAGATGGAAGAAGATGAGGCCTAG
- a CDS encoding AAA family ATPase, whose product MRPSLLKIKGINSFNDEQIIEFNRLVEKGLFGIFGPTGSGKSSILDAITLALYGNIARDSKEFINTEADRGEVSFEFQILDGTARKIYRLERGIRRKKGGGIETSLARIMEIDGEEINILAEGVTSVNNEVIRVIGLNSDDFTRSVVLPQGKFSEFLKLTGRERRNMLERIFGLEQYGKDIMDKINGERKKYDVKRIDLEGQLKGYEGITEDYHKEVSDKLGLLLEEEKKLKAEIQRLDKEYEDSKRIWNLQEELKIYEATKKILEEKKLEIEESRRRLIMGEKANLLKPYITNLRSIEEKISINNLALEKLEKDLPRVNEKLREVEENHQKALAYKEEQFPNLIAKIENCKQAQEMEEQNHLLIKEIKSLEEVYISNTKHNEDKSKLLEKLKDRRLELQLKTKEIEKYLEEIYIKPHIREGLEEAYRLEKDMEKISLEKKENDKLLLDLSKIIENNKIKLKEELDKKEKLEVVLHKFIEDGKSLENSPLKDESLIFTNKIELEKKKGELTSLEEHLIQKSALAKDIEELLMVKSSLKKKQGQYISQINEAERNLEVLKTEVKNLEMQSFAAQLAKHLHKDQSCPVCGSKEHPHPAQDKEEEFLIDKTDELNGIETMLIALKEEKTKLDISIAQIVKEEDIKKTNLEDIEKLIKDQSIEDLIKEVVELEEELEKLVKKREDYISSETKVEEEIEKNKENINTTNTLIAGLNIELQKDGESYNTLGNKIDKLSQSIKDMSLLYEKLKNEVKIENIAVEYNQMKNWDRERSEKEKELKKLREIVEVENRQRESLEEKLHSLNLEIAKNKQQLDENKKQLALSIERIKKLAENKNPKEYKVALENKIKEVEEAEKILKERVEKGRALQQKMVQEKAIAENSRVNLANDYSLKKLELEENTKEQGFGSIEEIKEYLFEEEQLKKLEKQIIAYDDEVKNIDHSLGRINKALDGRFLTEEAWIQIQELLANKKQTQEEKSKEIGEVQQVVKDVKEKLETIKELKKEEKKITHKLDLLLELSKMLEGNRFVEYVAINQLKYIAKEASKWLKEITRSRYALELDSSGNFIMRDDFNGGIRRATNTLSGGETFLTSLSLALALSSHIQLKGSAPLEFFFLDEGFGTLDSDLLEIVMNALERLHSEKLSVGIISHVEELKSRVPIKLIVSPPEFGGEGTAVRIVL is encoded by the coding sequence ATGAGGCCTAGTCTATTAAAAATAAAGGGAATAAATAGCTTTAATGATGAGCAGATAATTGAGTTTAATAGGTTAGTAGAAAAGGGGCTATTTGGAATCTTCGGCCCTACTGGTAGTGGTAAGTCCTCCATATTAGATGCTATAACCTTAGCTCTATATGGAAATATTGCAAGAGACTCTAAAGAGTTCATTAATACAGAAGCTGACAGAGGAGAGGTAAGCTTCGAGTTTCAAATTTTAGATGGGACAGCTCGAAAAATCTATCGTTTAGAAAGAGGAATTAGACGGAAAAAAGGTGGCGGTATAGAGACCTCACTAGCTAGAATAATGGAAATAGACGGAGAGGAAATAAACATACTTGCCGAAGGGGTTACCAGTGTTAACAATGAAGTAATAAGGGTTATAGGCCTTAATTCCGATGACTTTACCCGATCTGTAGTTCTTCCCCAAGGAAAGTTTAGTGAATTTTTAAAGCTAACTGGCAGGGAAAGACGAAATATGCTGGAGCGTATTTTTGGACTAGAGCAGTATGGTAAAGACATAATGGACAAAATTAATGGTGAAAGAAAAAAATATGATGTAAAACGAATAGATTTAGAAGGTCAGCTTAAGGGCTACGAAGGTATTACTGAGGATTACCATAAAGAGGTATCAGACAAGCTGGGTTTGTTATTAGAGGAAGAGAAGAAGCTTAAGGCGGAAATACAAAGGCTAGATAAGGAATATGAAGATAGTAAAAGAATTTGGAATTTACAAGAAGAACTAAAGATATATGAAGCTACTAAAAAGATATTAGAAGAAAAGAAGCTAGAAATAGAAGAAAGTCGCAGAAGGCTTATAATGGGTGAAAAGGCTAACCTACTAAAGCCCTACATTACAAATTTAAGATCTATAGAGGAAAAAATAAGTATTAATAATCTCGCTTTAGAAAAACTAGAAAAAGACCTACCAAGGGTTAATGAAAAACTAAGAGAGGTAGAAGAAAATCATCAAAAAGCCTTAGCATATAAAGAAGAACAGTTTCCAAATTTAATAGCTAAAATAGAAAACTGTAAACAGGCTCAGGAGATGGAGGAACAAAATCATCTACTGATAAAAGAAATTAAATCCCTTGAAGAAGTCTATATAAGTAACACTAAACATAATGAAGATAAATCCAAATTATTGGAAAAATTAAAGGATAGAAGGTTGGAGCTTCAGCTAAAAACAAAGGAAATAGAAAAATATTTAGAGGAAATATACATAAAGCCCCATATTAGAGAAGGGTTAGAAGAAGCCTATAGGCTGGAAAAGGATATGGAAAAAATATCATTAGAGAAAAAGGAAAATGATAAACTTCTTTTGGACTTATCTAAGATTATAGAAAATAATAAAATAAAACTAAAGGAAGAATTAGATAAAAAAGAAAAGCTAGAAGTAGTATTACATAAATTTATTGAAGATGGAAAGTCATTGGAGAATAGTCCTTTAAAGGATGAAAGTCTTATTTTTACAAATAAGATAGAGCTGGAGAAGAAAAAAGGAGAATTAACTTCCTTGGAAGAACATTTGATTCAAAAATCAGCTTTAGCTAAAGATATAGAAGAATTATTAATGGTAAAATCCTCCTTGAAAAAAAAGCAAGGACAGTATATTTCACAAATTAATGAAGCAGAAAGAAATCTAGAAGTATTAAAGACAGAAGTTAAAAATTTAGAGATGCAATCCTTTGCAGCACAACTAGCTAAACATTTACATAAAGATCAGTCATGTCCCGTATGTGGCTCAAAAGAGCATCCACATCCTGCACAGGACAAAGAAGAAGAGTTCCTAATAGATAAAACCGATGAGTTAAATGGAATTGAGACAATGTTAATTGCTTTAAAGGAAGAGAAAACAAAGCTAGATATTTCCATAGCCCAGATAGTTAAAGAGGAAGATATAAAGAAGACTAATTTAGAAGATATAGAAAAGCTAATTAAAGATCAGTCTATAGAGGATCTTATAAAAGAAGTTGTAGAATTAGAAGAAGAATTAGAAAAATTAGTTAAGAAAAGAGAAGACTATATTAGTAGTGAAACTAAAGTAGAAGAGGAAATAGAAAAAAACAAAGAAAATATAAATACCACTAATACATTAATTGCAGGATTAAATATAGAACTGCAAAAAGATGGTGAAAGCTATAATACACTAGGCAATAAGATTGATAAGCTATCGCAAAGTATCAAGGATATGTCCTTATTATATGAAAAATTAAAAAATGAAGTCAAAATTGAAAATATTGCTGTCGAATATAATCAAATGAAGAACTGGGATAGAGAAAGATCGGAAAAAGAAAAAGAACTAAAAAAATTGAGAGAAATTGTAGAAGTGGAAAATCGACAAAGAGAGAGCCTAGAAGAGAAGCTACATTCCTTAAACTTAGAAATTGCAAAAAATAAACAGCAGTTAGATGAAAATAAAAAACAGCTAGCTTTATCTATTGAAAGAATAAAGAAACTTGCTGAAAACAAGAATCCTAAAGAATATAAAGTAGCCTTAGAAAACAAAATAAAAGAAGTAGAAGAGGCGGAAAAGATCCTTAAAGAAAGGGTTGAAAAGGGAAGAGCCTTGCAGCAAAAGATGGTGCAAGAAAAAGCTATTGCAGAAAATAGCAGAGTTAATTTAGCAAATGATTACAGTCTAAAAAAACTAGAACTAGAAGAAAATACTAAGGAACAGGGCTTTGGTTCCATAGAGGAAATAAAAGAATACTTATTTGAAGAAGAACAATTAAAGAAATTAGAAAAACAAATTATAGCTTATGACGATGAGGTTAAAAATATTGATCATAGCCTAGGTAGAATTAATAAGGCTTTAGATGGTAGGTTCTTAACAGAGGAGGCTTGGATTCAAATACAGGAGTTATTGGCTAACAAAAAGCAAACTCAAGAGGAAAAATCCAAGGAAATTGGAGAAGTTCAGCAAGTTGTTAAGGATGTTAAAGAAAAGCTGGAAACCATAAAAGAGCTTAAAAAAGAGGAAAAGAAAATAACCCATAAGCTGGACCTTCTTTTAGAATTAAGCAAAATGCTGGAGGGTAATAGATTTGTAGAGTATGTAGCTATTAACCAATTAAAGTATATTGCAAAAGAAGCTTCAAAATGGCTAAAAGAAATTACAAGAAGTAGATATGCCCTAGAGTTAGATAGTAGCGGTAACTTTATAATGAGAGATGATTTTAATGGTGGAATTAGAAGGGCAACAAATACACTTTCTGGTGGAGAAACCTTTTTAACCTCTTTATCACTTGCATTAGCCCTATCCTCCCATATCCAACTAAAGGGAAGTGCACCCCTAGAATTTTTCTTCCTTGACGAGGGATTTGGTACATTGGATAGTGACCTACTTGAAATTGTTATGAATGCCCTAGAAAGACTACACTCAGAAAAGTTAAGTGTTGGAATTATAAGCCATGTGGAAGAACTTAAAAGTAGAGTTCCTATTAAGCTAATTGTTTCACCTCCAGAGTTTGGTGGAGAGGGGACGGCTGTTAGGATAGTATTATGA
- a CDS encoding polysaccharide deacetylase family protein: MKFKILLVVICLLLINPLSALTSKSIVKDKEQEVVIPILMYHHFVEETVVETGVSEIISAELFENQLNYLKQKGFNTISISQLRDYLFHDEKLPDNPLVITIDDGYESNYTIAYPILKKNNIPANINIVVSSRGKKPGNYQHFSWEQAKDMLDSGLIEIGSHTYNLHNEDIKLKETDDTDEYYKRVYDDFQLSRKLMVQNLEKEPFIFCFPYGSYNEFSQSAALSLGFDIQLSVDYGVVTKNSDPLALERINVRGDQSPEDVYNNIMNAINAVKM; this comes from the coding sequence ATGAAATTCAAAATTCTACTGGTTGTTATTTGTCTTCTACTTATAAACCCACTATCAGCTTTAACTTCTAAGTCAATAGTTAAAGATAAGGAGCAAGAGGTAGTAATCCCAATACTAATGTATCACCACTTTGTGGAAGAAACTGTAGTCGAAACAGGAGTTAGTGAGATTATATCTGCCGAACTCTTTGAAAATCAGCTTAATTATTTAAAACAAAAGGGATTCAATACTATTTCAATATCACAATTAAGGGATTATTTGTTTCATGATGAAAAACTACCAGATAATCCTCTAGTAATTACTATTGATGATGGTTATGAGAGTAACTATACCATTGCTTATCCTATATTAAAGAAAAATAATATACCAGCAAATATTAATATAGTTGTAAGCTCTAGAGGAAAAAAACCAGGAAATTATCAACATTTTTCCTGGGAACAGGCTAAAGACATGCTAGATAGCGGATTAATTGAAATAGGAAGTCATACATATAATCTACATAATGAAGATATAAAGCTTAAAGAAACTGATGATACAGATGAATATTATAAGAGAGTTTATGATGATTTTCAATTATCTAGAAAATTAATGGTCCAGAACCTAGAAAAGGAGCCCTTTATTTTTTGCTTTCCTTATGGAAGCTATAATGAATTTTCACAATCTGCTGCTCTTTCATTAGGCTTTGATATTCAATTAAGTGTTGACTATGGAGTTGTAACAAAAAACAGTGATCCTTTAGCATTAGAACGTATAAATGTTAGAGGAGATCAATCACCTGAAGATGTTTATAATAATATAATGAATGCAATAAATGCTGTAAAGATGTAA
- the addA gene encoding helicase-exonuclease AddAB subunit AddA, translating to MRNWTKEQQSAIDARGSNLLVAAAAGSGKTAVLVERIIQIILKDKIDIDKLLIVTFTNAAAGEMRERIAGAIMEEMEKKTNQEEHLRRQINLLNRASITTIHSFCIDVVRKHFHIIDVDPGFRIGDVTETSIMRLEALEELFEEEYEGANDVFFQLVEAFGGTREDRPLQDLVLKIYGFIQSQPYPEAWLKEKVEEFSLSIEGFNDSSWIKTIKGRIEIQLKGAIDLLNDALTIAQQPTGPEVYEEAILSDLGQIRELYDNLHIPITSFYDRLNSIKHDRLKTSKESDPVLREEAKGLRDKAKDIIKDIKDNIFTVSPEEYVEDLNRLSPLMDYLYKLVTRFTNIYAEKKADRGIVDFNDLEHYALKILANDLVAKEYKERFEYIFVDEYQDSNIVQETLIQSIKRDNNLFMVGDVKQSIYRFRLADPTLFIEKYETFGEKEGDINRRIDLAKNFRSRGEVLRGVNYIFRHIMSKELGEIDYDDRAALYQGASFESIEDPSIEVNLIEKNVEIDEDIEEELQELADIEVEARIVAKRIKELLSEEIYDGRIEAYRKLEYKDIVVLLRTTQNWAQNFLEVFVREGIPAYADANTGYFEAIEVNMFLNLLRVIDNKRQDIPLLSVMRSPVGDFTTEELINIRINDKSGTYYDAIEKYIEENDDNLKNKLTSFIEKLNKWSNEARYIKIDQFIWKLFMDTGYYYYVGAMPGGLQRQANLRILFDRASQFEKTSIKGLFNFIKFIEKLQSSKGDMGAAKILGENDNVVRIMSIHKSKGLEFPVVITAGMGKNFNLRDTSADVLLHKDLGLGPKFVDPELRTYRDTIAKLAMKDQIKIESLSEEMRILYVAFTRPKDKLIVVGSLRNIYKLVKNWNKADNTYSLMNARNYLDWIGAALIKHPDGEVLRQLGDFDFDDFKYKDEDSKWTVNILGRQAIILEEQEKLLKEEEYKEKLINFNREDFSPNSYTGYKDEIDSRLNWQYGYPQAIFIPSKLSVSDIKRANFHEMDSIVHQIPTLVKSPKFMEGKKAFTAAERGTIIHFVLQHLDLNNVDSEDNIHQQVDFMVARELITEEEAKVVNVEKILNYFNSGIGKRMLMAKKVYRESPFIIEKSAVDVIKGSSEELDEKLLVQGIIDCYFEEEDGLVLVDYKNDIVLNGDIHSVVAKYEVQLSLYREALERVTERKVKETYLYLFDVDQGVRI from the coding sequence ATGAGAAACTGGACTAAAGAGCAACAATCTGCCATAGATGCTAGGGGAAGTAATCTTTTAGTAGCTGCTGCGGCTGGTTCTGGTAAAACTGCTGTACTTGTTGAACGGATTATTCAAATTATTTTAAAGGATAAAATTGATATAGATAAGCTTTTAATAGTAACCTTTACCAATGCTGCTGCTGGAGAAATGAGGGAAAGAATAGCAGGGGCTATAATGGAGGAAATGGAGAAGAAAACCAACCAAGAAGAACATTTAAGAAGGCAAATTAACCTTCTTAACAGAGCATCTATAACCACTATCCACTCCTTTTGTATAGATGTGGTAAGAAAGCACTTTCATATTATTGATGTGGACCCTGGCTTTAGAATTGGAGATGTTACAGAAACCAGCATTATGAGATTAGAAGCCTTAGAAGAGTTGTTTGAAGAGGAGTATGAAGGGGCAAATGATGTATTTTTTCAATTAGTTGAAGCCTTTGGAGGAACAAGGGAAGATAGACCATTACAGGATTTAGTGTTAAAAATATATGGCTTTATTCAAAGTCAGCCCTATCCAGAAGCATGGCTAAAGGAAAAGGTAGAGGAATTTTCCCTATCTATTGAAGGATTTAATGATAGTTCTTGGATTAAAACTATTAAAGGTAGAATCGAAATTCAGTTAAAAGGTGCTATAGATCTTTTAAACGATGCACTTACTATTGCCCAACAACCTACTGGACCAGAGGTCTACGAAGAAGCCATACTTTCAGATTTAGGCCAAATAAGGGAGCTTTATGATAATTTACATATACCTATTACCTCATTTTATGATAGGTTAAACAGCATAAAGCACGATAGATTAAAAACCTCAAAGGAAAGTGATCCAGTTTTAAGAGAAGAGGCTAAGGGGCTAAGGGATAAGGCTAAGGATATTATTAAGGATATAAAAGACAATATCTTTACTGTTAGTCCAGAGGAATATGTGGAGGATTTAAATAGACTATCACCTTTAATGGATTATTTATATAAACTTGTTACAAGGTTTACAAATATATATGCTGAAAAGAAGGCGGACAGAGGTATTGTTGATTTTAACGACCTAGAGCATTATGCCCTTAAAATTTTAGCTAATGATCTGGTGGCTAAAGAGTATAAGGAAAGATTTGAATATATTTTTGTAGACGAATATCAGGATAGTAACATTGTGCAGGAAACTCTTATCCAATCAATTAAGCGAGATAACAATCTTTTTATGGTAGGAGACGTTAAACAAAGTATTTACCGCTTCCGTCTAGCAGATCCTACACTATTTATTGAAAAGTACGAGACCTTTGGAGAAAAAGAAGGAGATATTAATAGAAGAATAGACCTTGCTAAAAACTTTAGAAGTAGGGGGGAGGTTTTAAGAGGTGTTAACTATATATTTAGGCATATTATGTCTAAGGAACTAGGGGAAATAGACTATGATGATAGAGCTGCTCTATATCAAGGAGCTAGCTTTGAGTCTATAGAAGATCCCTCTATAGAAGTTAATTTAATAGAAAAAAATGTGGAAATAGATGAGGATATAGAAGAGGAATTGCAGGAGTTGGCAGATATCGAGGTAGAGGCTCGTATTGTAGCTAAAAGAATTAAGGAGTTGCTAAGTGAAGAAATTTATGACGGACGAATTGAAGCATATAGAAAACTAGAATATAAAGATATTGTAGTGCTTTTAAGAACAACACAAAACTGGGCCCAAAACTTTTTAGAGGTATTTGTTCGGGAAGGAATACCTGCCTATGCCGATGCCAACACAGGATATTTTGAAGCTATAGAAGTAAATATGTTTCTTAATTTACTAAGGGTAATCGATAATAAAAGGCAAGATATTCCATTACTAAGTGTTATGCGTTCTCCTGTTGGTGACTTTACTACAGAGGAACTAATTAACATTAGAATAAACGACAAAAGTGGTACCTATTACGATGCAATAGAGAAGTATATTGAAGAAAATGATGATAATTTGAAGAATAAACTTACTTCCTTTATTGAAAAGCTAAATAAATGGAGCAATGAGGCTAGATATATAAAAATAGACCAATTTATTTGGAAGCTTTTTATGGATACTGGCTACTACTATTATGTAGGGGCTATGCCTGGCGGACTTCAACGCCAAGCTAATCTTAGAATTTTATTTGATCGTGCTAGTCAGTTTGAAAAGACTTCTATTAAGGGTTTGTTTAACTTTATAAAGTTTATTGAAAAGCTCCAAAGCAGTAAGGGAGACATGGGTGCGGCAAAAATACTTGGTGAAAATGATAATGTGGTTAGAATAATGAGTATCCATAAAAGTAAGGGCTTAGAGTTTCCTGTAGTAATTACTGCGGGTATGGGTAAAAACTTTAACCTTAGGGATACCAGTGCAGATGTTTTACTTCATAAGGACCTAGGCCTAGGGCCAAAGTTTGTAGACCCTGAGTTAAGAACCTATAGAGATACAATTGCAAAGCTTGCTATGAAGGATCAGATCAAGATAGAAAGCTTATCGGAGGAAATGAGGATTTTATACGTTGCATTTACTAGACCAAAGGATAAGCTTATTGTAGTAGGTTCTTTACGAAACATATATAAATTAGTTAAAAATTGGAATAAGGCAGATAATACCTATTCCTTAATGAATGCAAGGAATTATTTAGATTGGATAGGTGCTGCCCTTATAAAACATCCTGATGGTGAGGTTTTAAGACAGCTTGGAGATTTCGACTTTGATGATTTTAAATATAAAGATGAGGATTCTAAATGGACAGTAAATATTTTAGGAAGACAAGCCATAATACTGGAAGAGCAAGAAAAGCTATTAAAGGAAGAGGAATATAAGGAAAAACTTATTAATTTTAACAGGGAAGACTTTTCTCCAAATAGCTATACTGGATATAAAGATGAAATTGACAGTAGATTAAACTGGCAGTATGGATATCCTCAGGCAATATTTATACCATCTAAGCTATCCGTATCGGATATTAAAAGAGCCAATTTTCATGAGATGGATTCCATTGTCCATCAAATACCGACTTTGGTTAAGTCCCCTAAGTTTATGGAGGGTAAAAAAGCCTTTACAGCGGCGGAAAGAGGTACTATTATCCACTTTGTTCTTCAGCATTTAGATTTGAATAATGTTGATAGTGAAGATAATATTCATCAACAGGTGGATTTTATGGTGGCTAGGGAGCTTATTACAGAAGAGGAAGCTAAGGTAGTAAATGTAGAGAAAATACTTAACTACTTTAACAGTGGGATAGGTAAAAGAATGCTTATGGCAAAGAAAGTATATAGGGAGTCCCCTTTTATTATTGAAAAATCTGCTGTTGATGTAATTAAGGGATCGTCGGAAGAACTAGATGAAAAGCTTCTTGTTCAAGGGATTATTGACTGCTATTTTGAAGAAGAGGATGGTCTAGTTCTAGTGGATTATAAAAATGATATTGTACTTAATGGAGATATCCATAGTGTAGTGGCAAAATATGAAGTACAGCTATCCCTTTATAGGGAAGCCTTGGAGAGAGTTACAGAAAGAAAGGTAAAGGAAACCTATTTATATTTATTTGATGTGGATCAAGGGGTGAGAATATGA